From Diadema setosum chromosome 5, eeDiaSeto1, whole genome shotgun sequence, the proteins below share one genomic window:
- the LOC140228316 gene encoding uncharacterized protein, with amino-acid sequence MGKRKGSYYKKKGFRGISANVVKKMKLGAAATPEEDTASRRKLSSQHSPTHRLLCAENPPTLPDPEPENENIIVNKRLLGKALEEFKGHSCPEAFLQIDEADQQRNGLCSTLVLRCSICKMEHTFRTSPNVAGGAGQSAAINRRSVLGAMEVGLGREALADLCAYMNLPAPVNSKSFQDHLNHLHTTSSETADQQMAEAGQRVREMVVAENPELEEEEVLDVAVSYDGTWHKRGFVSNHGVGVVISMDSGEVLDREVLSKVCRECKLKEGWDRDTEEYRNWWEGHKDNCLGGHKGSSGKMEVDAAVAIWGRSVDKHRLRYKYMVSDGDSKAFKAVEETYGEGHKVEKLDCVGHVGKRMFNHLDKFRKSDSHSQEFRKLLNKRGAGRGAGCLHGNADEGTVGRLSKLYRTTIRKASKGIIRNSEEKARATQDLQRAVLAILYHSCKVDDEIRHQYCPNDDWCEYRKHGKMEDKDHHLDGRLLEPLLPVFQRLSDESLLSRCLPGYTQNQNEAFNQLIWKRCPKHVWRTAKVVHIAVNMAVMAFNSGAEIGRHRLLQSLNLSMGAHALLSARRKDKARISNADNRAREANKKKREAIRQGNKEREEGYVEEEGVLYEAGGF; translated from the exons atgggaaaaagaaaaggcAGCTACTATAAGAAAAAGGGTTTCAGGGGGATTTCAGCAAATGTTGTGAAGAAAATGAAGCTTGGAGCAGCTGCTACACCTGAGGAGGACACTGCTTCCAGGAGAAAGCTTTCTTCACAACACAGTCCCACACATAGACTTCTGTGTGCTGAAAATCCCCCAACCCTTCCCGATCCAGAGCCCGAGAACGAGAACATCATAGTCAACAAGCGGCTCCTTGGTAAAGCTCTTGAAGAATTCAAGGGCCATTCTTGCCCAGAAG CTTTCCTGCAGATTGATGAGGCTGACCAGCAGCGTAATGGACTGTGCAGCACCCTTGTCCTCCGGTGCTCCATCTGCAAGATGGAGCACACATTCAGAACATCACCAAATGTAGCAGGGGGTGCTGGACAATCTGCAGCCATCAATCGGCGGTCCGTTCTTGGAGCTATGGAGGTGGGACTCGGGCGGGAAGCTCTGGCTGACCTGTGTGCCTACATGAACCTTCCCGCCCCGGTGAACAGCAAGAGCTTTCAGGATCACCTGAACCACCTGCACACTACTAGCAGTGAG ACTGCAGATCAGCAGATGGCAGAGGCTGGGCAGCGTGTCAGGGAGATGGTGGTGGCAGAGAACCCGGaactggaggaggaggaggtgctGGATGTGGCAGTATCGTATGATGGCACGTGGCATAAAAGGGGCTTTGTATCTAATCATGGGGTGGGGGTAGTTATTAGCATGGACAGTGGGGAGGTTTTAGACAGGGAGGTATTATCTAAGGTTTGTAGGGAATGTAAACTAAAGGAGGGGTGGGATAGGGATACAGAGGAGTATAGGAACTGGTGGGAGGGGCATAAGGACAACTGTTTGGGAGGGCATAAGGGATCTAGTGGGAAGATGGAAGTAGATGCAGCAGTAGCAATATGGGGTAGGTCAGTAGATAAGCATAGGCTAAGGTATAAGTACATGGTTAGTGATGGGGATAGTAAGGCATTCAAGGCAGTAGAGGAAACATATGGGGAGGGTCATAAAGTAGAGAAGTTAGATTGTGTAGGGCATGTAGGGAAGCGTATGTTTAATCATTTGGATAAGTTTAGGAAGAGCGATAGCCATAGTCAGGAGTTTAGGAAGTTGCTAAATAAGCGGGGGGCTGGACGTGGGGCAGGGTGTTTACATGGTAATGCGGATGAGGGGACAGTAGGTAGGCTTAGTAAGTTATATAGAACAACAATTCGTAAAGCTAGCAAGGGGATAATTAGGAATAGTGAAGAAAAGGCGAGGGCAACACAGGATTTGCAGCGGGCAGTATTGGCTATTCTCTATCACAGCTGCAAAGTTGATGATGAGATCCGCCACCAGTACTGCCCTAACGACGATTGGTGTGAGTATAGAAAACACGGCAAGATGGAGGACAAGGACCACCATCTTGATGGGCGGCTCCTCGAACCCCTCTTGCCTGTGTTCCAGCGACTCAGTGATGAAAGTCTTCTCTCGAGATGTCTTCCAGGGTACACCCAGAACCAGAATGAAGCCTTCAACCAGCTCATCTGGAAAAGGTGTCCCAAACACGTATGGAGGACTGCCAAAGTTGTTCACATTGCAGTCAACATGGCTGTAATGGCGTTCAACAGCGGCGCCGAGATCGGTCGCCACAGACTACTACAGAGCCTCAATCTCAGCATGGGAGCTCATGCCTTGTTGTCTGCACGTAGGAAGGATAAGGCTAGGATTAGTAATGCAGATAATCGGGCAAGGGAGGCTAATAAGAAGAAAAGGGAGGCAATTAGGCAGGGAAATAAGGAAAGGGAGGAGGGCTATGTGGAAGAGGAAGGGGTACTGTATGAGGCGGGAGGGTTTTAG